The proteins below are encoded in one region of Festucalex cinctus isolate MCC-2025b chromosome 2, RoL_Fcin_1.0, whole genome shotgun sequence:
- the LOC144014490 gene encoding natterin-3-like isoform X1: protein MNMMRKPTVWAFVITFGLSVIILVLYLWYRQWSPAAQHPPGGSDKCGFWLDNPMNDFCYLLDRETSKIWEEAQDHCVLLGGNLLSINDSYEQTFVLGLTAVEPIVATSLWLGANTPISKDGAEWCDGSPITYVHLEAGNPDDDNPGRCLAFITSSGYWRADACNNKRGFICKKRGNSEDVIRVPSPVLDPEHLPIPSAPKQESPQLDLLFGEANLEWKQWDGSLPDNAVSIDNSYASRVEYICKVDCHAGVYIPKAGEQVCAYTSHGAAYTERKFELLVNMYNFEVLEWVNDKDGSVPRYSIQTCINTDNYYIGKNRYGLGEVDVSQKVFNLPWKGSVWTYPEYEILVMNKDVKEEHLMDIKYETDGVTPLKYIPQEVKQHSIPNWSCHLFKDKVTFYESLTVTQKWEINFRVLVEVGITITAGIPFLNKDKIDFKPVSTFKLSQRTSTYTTNQPVTVLVTVPPHQSCDIKLLGSPTIWKIPFTARFKRTYGNGKTKSVRVTGTFHYENFDEFTAEIQSCGPLPGANPC from the exons ATGAACATGATGAGGAAGCCTACTGTGTGGGCGTTCGTCATCACCTTCGGCCTGAGCGTGATCA ttttggtcctctatttGTGGTATCGTCAGTGGTCTCCTGCTGCTCAACATCCGCCAG GCGGAAGTGACAAATGCGGATTTTGGCTGGACAACCCGATGAACGACTTCTGCTATCTCCTCGACCGTGAGACCTCCAAGATATGGGAGGAGGCACAAGACCACTGCGTCCTCCTTGGGGGGAACCTTCTCAGCATCAATGACTCCTACGAACAGACCTTCGTACTTG GTCTGACCGCTGTTGAGCCGATCGTCGCTACCTCTCTGTGGTTGGGCGCCAACACCCCCATCAGCAAAGACGGCGCCGAGTGGTGTGACGGATCCCCCATCACTTACGTCCACTTGGAAGCAG GTAACCCAGATGACGACAATCCAGGACGCTGTCTTGCTTTCATCACCAGCAGCGGCTACTGGAGGGCCGACGCGTGCAACAACAAGAGAGGCTTCATCTGCAAGAAAAGAGGAAACAGTGAGGATGTGATAAGAG TGCCGTCTCCCGTTCTGGATCCGGAACATCTGCCAATCCCAAGTGCTCCAAAGCAGGAAAGTCCCCAGCTTGACCTGCTGTTTGGCGAAGCAAACCTGGAATGGAAGCAGTGGGACGGCTCTCTCCCAGATAACGCCGTGTCCATCGACAACTCGTATGCGAGCCGCGTAGAATACATCTGCAAAGTTGACTGCCACGCAGGCGTGTACATCCCCAAAGCTGGCGAGCAGGTTTGCGCCTACACTTCTCATGGCGCGGCATACACCGAAAGGAAGTTTGAGTTGCTGGTCAACATGTACAACTTCGAGGTTCTGGAGTGGGTAAACGACAAAGACGGTTCAGTACCTCGTTATTCTATTCAGACGTGCATTAACACTGATAACTATTACATTGGGAAGAACCGTTACGGACTGGGGGAAGTGGATGTGAGTCAAAAGGTGTTCAACCTTCCCTGGAAGGGGAGCGTTTGGACGTACCCTGAGTACGAGATCCTGGTGATGAACAAAGACGTCAAGGAGGAGCACTTGATGGACATCAAGTACGAAACAGATGGCGTCACCCCTCTCAAGTATATCCCTCAAGAGGTTAAACAGCACTCAATTCCAAACTGGAGCTGCCATCTATTCAAAGACAAGGTCACCTTCTATGAGTCCCTCACAGTAACCCAAAAGTGGGAGATCAACTTTCGCGTCTTGGTGGAAGTTGGCATCACTATCACGGCCGGAATCCCCTTCCTCAACAAAGACAAGATTGACTTCAAACCCGTCTCCACCTTCAAGTTGTCTCAAAGGACCTCCACCTATACCACCAATCAGCCTGTTACGGTGCTTGTCACGGTTCCCCCCCATCAGTCGTGCGACATCAAACTGCTGGGCAGTCCGACCATCTGGAAGATCCCGTTCACGGCCCGTTTCAAGCGCACTTATGGCAACGGGAAGACCAAGTCGGTCAGAGTCACCGGGACCTTCCATTACGAAAATTTTGATGAGTTCACGGCTGAAATCCAAAGCTGTGGCCCTCTGCCTGGTGCTAACCCTTGTTAA
- the LOC144014490 gene encoding natterin-3-like isoform X2: protein MNMMRKPTVWAFVITFGLSVIILVLYLWYRQWSPAAQHPPGGSDKCGFWLDNPMNDFCYLLDRETSKIWEEAQDHCVLLGGNLLSINDSYEQTFVLGLTAVEPIVATSLWLGANTPISKDGAEWCDGSPITYVHLEAGNPDDDNPGRCLAFITSSGYWRADACNNKRGFICKKRGNMPSPVLDPEHLPIPSAPKQESPQLDLLFGEANLEWKQWDGSLPDNAVSIDNSYASRVEYICKVDCHAGVYIPKAGEQVCAYTSHGAAYTERKFELLVNMYNFEVLEWVNDKDGSVPRYSIQTCINTDNYYIGKNRYGLGEVDVSQKVFNLPWKGSVWTYPEYEILVMNKDVKEEHLMDIKYETDGVTPLKYIPQEVKQHSIPNWSCHLFKDKVTFYESLTVTQKWEINFRVLVEVGITITAGIPFLNKDKIDFKPVSTFKLSQRTSTYTTNQPVTVLVTVPPHQSCDIKLLGSPTIWKIPFTARFKRTYGNGKTKSVRVTGTFHYENFDEFTAEIQSCGPLPGANPC, encoded by the exons ATGAACATGATGAGGAAGCCTACTGTGTGGGCGTTCGTCATCACCTTCGGCCTGAGCGTGATCA ttttggtcctctatttGTGGTATCGTCAGTGGTCTCCTGCTGCTCAACATCCGCCAG GCGGAAGTGACAAATGCGGATTTTGGCTGGACAACCCGATGAACGACTTCTGCTATCTCCTCGACCGTGAGACCTCCAAGATATGGGAGGAGGCACAAGACCACTGCGTCCTCCTTGGGGGGAACCTTCTCAGCATCAATGACTCCTACGAACAGACCTTCGTACTTG GTCTGACCGCTGTTGAGCCGATCGTCGCTACCTCTCTGTGGTTGGGCGCCAACACCCCCATCAGCAAAGACGGCGCCGAGTGGTGTGACGGATCCCCCATCACTTACGTCCACTTGGAAGCAG GTAACCCAGATGACGACAATCCAGGACGCTGTCTTGCTTTCATCACCAGCAGCGGCTACTGGAGGGCCGACGCGTGCAACAACAAGAGAGGCTTCATCTGCAAGAAAAGAGGAAACA TGCCGTCTCCCGTTCTGGATCCGGAACATCTGCCAATCCCAAGTGCTCCAAAGCAGGAAAGTCCCCAGCTTGACCTGCTGTTTGGCGAAGCAAACCTGGAATGGAAGCAGTGGGACGGCTCTCTCCCAGATAACGCCGTGTCCATCGACAACTCGTATGCGAGCCGCGTAGAATACATCTGCAAAGTTGACTGCCACGCAGGCGTGTACATCCCCAAAGCTGGCGAGCAGGTTTGCGCCTACACTTCTCATGGCGCGGCATACACCGAAAGGAAGTTTGAGTTGCTGGTCAACATGTACAACTTCGAGGTTCTGGAGTGGGTAAACGACAAAGACGGTTCAGTACCTCGTTATTCTATTCAGACGTGCATTAACACTGATAACTATTACATTGGGAAGAACCGTTACGGACTGGGGGAAGTGGATGTGAGTCAAAAGGTGTTCAACCTTCCCTGGAAGGGGAGCGTTTGGACGTACCCTGAGTACGAGATCCTGGTGATGAACAAAGACGTCAAGGAGGAGCACTTGATGGACATCAAGTACGAAACAGATGGCGTCACCCCTCTCAAGTATATCCCTCAAGAGGTTAAACAGCACTCAATTCCAAACTGGAGCTGCCATCTATTCAAAGACAAGGTCACCTTCTATGAGTCCCTCACAGTAACCCAAAAGTGGGAGATCAACTTTCGCGTCTTGGTGGAAGTTGGCATCACTATCACGGCCGGAATCCCCTTCCTCAACAAAGACAAGATTGACTTCAAACCCGTCTCCACCTTCAAGTTGTCTCAAAGGACCTCCACCTATACCACCAATCAGCCTGTTACGGTGCTTGTCACGGTTCCCCCCCATCAGTCGTGCGACATCAAACTGCTGGGCAGTCCGACCATCTGGAAGATCCCGTTCACGGCCCGTTTCAAGCGCACTTATGGCAACGGGAAGACCAAGTCGGTCAGAGTCACCGGGACCTTCCATTACGAAAATTTTGATGAGTTCACGGCTGAAATCCAAAGCTGTGGCCCTCTGCCTGGTGCTAACCCTTGTTAA